In Panulirus ornatus isolate Po-2019 chromosome 2, ASM3632096v1, whole genome shotgun sequence, the DNA window AATTGTGGATGACCTTGGGATGGCCCTGATCTTTGGTTTGGTGGTGATTCTTACCACCAGCTTAGTTGCACACTCGCAAGACAAAAGTGGTCCCCTGCCTCCTCATCTCCCTACAACTCTCATATCTCAAACCCCACTTGAAAATGATACCACTACTAATTCTACAGAAACAACAGATACATATTCATCACCGgaagtcatttccttattacAGACAACGGCAGATTCAGCATCAAAGTCCCATCCTTCACCTAGTTCAGCAACAGATTCAACATCCCTCATCACATCAACACCAGCAGTGTCATTCACACCAGTACCAACAGACTCCACAGTTACTACAACCACATCACCTCTAcctacttcaccaccaccaccaccaccaacaacaacagcaacagctggTTCACCTTCAGCAGAGACATCAAAGCAAACAACATCATTAACAGCAGCTACCACTTTTTCATCAGAACTATTTACAGAATCATTAACAACCACATCCCCAACTTTCCCGCCAAATATGAGCAGCCCTACGGTGGAACCTGCAACGCCTACCTCCACTTCCCAACCCAGCTCTACTTCAGTGCCTCCCAAGCAACACCATCCTGGAGTTTCTGTTGCTCTTTCGTTGTTCATCCTTCTGGCTGTGatattgattattggtgcagTAAGTGGAAAATGTTCACACTTTTCACATGATTTAAAGACAATAGTATGTTAGTGCTTGTGATAAAAATGCAGTGAAATACTGTTCAAGTAAATGAGCAAATAATATATGCGAATAATATGAGCGAACTGATTCAGGAGGGACTGTTTTGAAATAAGAatatatttatctgtctataCTCCATAGACCATGCACTATTCATAAGGGATGCTTCTAGAATATATGCCCTAAACAATCCAATGTCTTTGTATTTCCATGAATGCTTTATCCATGACAGCACAACCCTCTGCCACATGTATTtcatcattctatccttccacattACCATCATCCCAAATGTGTATCTAGTGTAATTCATTCTTATTTTTGTAGCTTATTTTAGTCACTTGCAGAAACAGTTTTCCTAATTTGTATGTCATATAGAGGGTTGCTTAAAACATATTTCATTACCATATAATACTGTAGATTGCAACACCTTCAGTCAAGATTCCCACATATCATTAGTCACCTTGTCTCTCTCACAATTAAATATATGGTAAGTGCTACATGCTAGCCTTTCCTAATGGGAAATTCTCATCATAGTAAGGGAGGCAGATAGGTGCATCTGTGATACTGTATAAAGATCTAGCAGAGAAAGTGATAGAAAGTGGaacaaatgtaaaagattttggtGTCATCAGAAATGAGAAACTAGATTTCAGAGAGCTTTTTGAggtaaagaaaattttaaagaCTTGGGAGTTACTTTAAATGTGGAACTTGGACAGTACTCTATGAAAATGGACAAAAGAGAATCTTATGGAATTTAATGCTTAGAAATCTGAAAAATAAGTCATTGGTCATTTGACAAAATTCAGTTCCTGCGTACAATGGCCCTACAGGAAAATTGTGAGAGGGTGAAGCAAACATCAAGGATTTGGAAATTATTGTACATGAAAAACTTGAATGTAAGGAACATGTTGATCAGATATTGCCTTCAAGCTGGATAGTGAATATTATGATACAGAGAACTTTTGCAACAAATAACAGAAAATAAGTGATGATGTTTCATGTCTATATaagaagtaaaatgaaatatttgttttGAGGTTTGAAAAGCCATTTCTCTATGAGGATGTGTCTGCGAGCAAAATGAGATGCTACCTTGGTGCAGCAATAGGGTCTGGTCACTAGATCCCCTAGTAATTGATGTAAAACCCAGTTTCAGTGCCATTTATGGACAGAAGTATGATTCAACCATGGCGATTTGCTCAGTTTGGGCTGACTCAGCCAATGAGTGCCCACCATTACCCAGTACCATCAACTGGCCTCACTATCTACAGGTCATGGCACAACTCACAATGGCATAGAAAGGCTTTAAGaaaaggttttttaaaaaaagatggGTAGGCTGGGCAGGGGGTTGAAAACAGGAAAAATTGCTTGCAGACATTGCCTCAGAGAAAAGGTTTTCATGCCTCAGAGAAAAGGTTTTCAAACTTTGAAACCTATATTTCCCCCTGTGGTGTGTCCATGAGCAAAATGAAAGAACATCCActtgaagaaggaagattagatAGAAGCTTTTCAAGAAGCTATCTCTTTTTAATGCCTACACTGTTGAGTTGATGGAGAACAGGAAACCAATTTTCTGTTGGGAGAAATTATTGGAGCTACAAAGGGAATATTCACAATATCTATCTAAGATATCATATGTGAAGGTGGAAGATGAATGCTAAAGACCCTTTCTCATAGTTTCCTCCAAGGAAAGATTACTGTAAGAAGCCTAAGTAAAGGCCAATTTCCTTACATCATCTGCTTTTAGGGTAAACCCAGGTTCAGCCAATAAGACAAGTGACAAGGTATGCTTGAGACAAATTTACACTCAGTTCCTCCTGGTAATATTGGAGTACAGGCACCTCATTGTATTGTGGTtgggctcctttttttttttcttcataatattGAAATGTTCAAAGAAGATATGTTTCTTGTTGAGAGGGTATGCAAGGGACCAGGATGCACACACGTGATTTCCTCTAATCTAGTGAAATTCAAAAGATCACAGAGGAATTTTACTAGGAATGAGGCATGATGTACTCAAAGAAATAACCCAAGACAGCATGATGAAGGGAATATACCTAAATTTAATGTTCTCACTTTGCCAGACAACCAGGGTTTGGTTTCATCGTAACCCATAACAGCTcatcatgaaagaaaagaaaattattttcagGACAAGGCTGAATAGAAGGGAGTTTTCATAAGACAGCATTGCAGAATAAAAGTCAGGAAAACCTGTACAGTGTAACAGAACTAAGATTAGAAAGCTACCACTTAGTCTACATGGGGAAAGATAATCTGCCTCCTCAAAAGGAAGGGCCAGAGAATTTATTTTGCAAGGGTCTGAATATTTCATCTCAAAACTTTCAGAAAAGTTTCTTGAAATGCACTTATGAGGTGCCAAAATTAGCCATGCCATATATAAGCCATATAACATACTATAAGAATACAACAACATACATCAGGCTTCTGTAATTCAGAGACTTTAACATCTTTCATGATGGTTTGAAAAGTTTTACAGATGGATTAGAACTATCCCCGAGTAGGAGATTGAATGCAATGCAAGGGGATCAGCTATTAAGCAGTCTCCAAATTCATGCTTATACTTATAACTAGAGTTTGAAAAGTCATGTGAGTGACTACCAGAATCCATGGCTTGATGGTGATTTTTTTCAATAAGGCTAAGGTGAATAAAGAATTCAAAGGTTAAGCTGAAGTGAACAGAAAGGTTGAGGGAGTCTCTGCCATTAGGGTTTTTGTGACCTGCAATATTTTTAGAAGGGCTGGACCCAGAAGAAGAGCAGGAGAAATTATAAATCAGATTTCAGTCACAAATCCAGTGACAGGATATCCATAACTTTATTGAGAGTAATGCATCAGCTTCAAGGCAAAAAAAGAACCAAATGAGATGATACACCTGAAGAAGAGATTCTCTTGAAGTCTCTATTGTTAAGTACATCTAACTTACGAGTTAGTTCTCAAGAAGGCTTATACCCCAAACATGCATGCTCCTCATAGATAAGAGGCAGGAAGAAACAGGGTCATAGAGAAAAGGTTGAACATAGAACTATTTTGGTAACTTCTAAAAGGAACAGATTTGCAAAAGCCTGTTCATCAAACATTGGAAGTTATGGTAATGTCCTTCAGGAATAACCGTCGATAACTGGATGACATGGCTGTCTGGGAAGGAAGAGCTTTGAACTTTCCTTGAATATGATGTCACAACACCATGGTCTGGTTATGTAAGGCATTCACAGCCCCTTTGTGATTCAAAGCTTAATCATGGGGGAAAAGGAGAGCCTTAAGT includes these proteins:
- the LOC139757286 gene encoding uncharacterized protein, with translation MALIFGLVVILTTSLVAHSQDKSGPLPPHLPTTLISQTPLENDTTTNSTETTDTYSSPEVISLLQTTADSASKSHPSPSSATDSTSLITSTPAVSFTPVPTDSTVTTTTSPLPTSPPPPPPTTTATAGSPSAETSKQTTSLTAATTFSSELFTESLTTTSPTFPPNMSSPTVEPATPTSTSQPSSTSVPPKQHHPGVSVALSLFILLAVILIIGAGVWWIRRRRQLERLRHQLMPMYNFDPTDDGDDWENQLLEEERSLRPEAEKVQLYSGNSTFDSGQKLNNSSKKE